One part of the [Synechococcus] sp. NIES-970 genome encodes these proteins:
- a CDS encoding aldo/keto reductase family protein: METRQLGKSAVQITPIILGTWQAGKRNWTDINDQEIVAGIRAAVDAGMTTIDTAEIYGDGDAERRVAEAIAPQRDQVTLLTKVFANHLHHDQVITACENSLKRLQTDYIDLYQIHWPAGSWNSDLVPIEETMAALNQLKEQGKIRAIGVSNFSLAQLQEAMEHGQIDSIQPPYSLFWRTIERDIQPFCAAQQISILAYSSLAQGFLTGKFGPEHQFAEGDHRSHNRLYADPENYQRVQTALGQLQPIAEAKNCSLGQLAISWLIRQPQTQAIVGARNPQQAIANAQAINVQLNQTELGAIDQIGRIVTDNLDADPLLWNW; encoded by the coding sequence ATGGAAACAAGACAACTGGGTAAAAGCGCGGTGCAGATTACGCCGATTATCCTCGGCACTTGGCAGGCGGGTAAACGCAACTGGACTGACATCAACGACCAAGAGATTGTGGCCGGGATCCGGGCCGCCGTTGATGCGGGGATGACGACCATTGACACCGCTGAAATCTATGGTGATGGGGATGCAGAACGGCGGGTGGCCGAGGCGATCGCCCCCCAGCGAGATCAGGTGACATTACTGACGAAGGTTTTTGCCAACCATCTCCACCATGACCAAGTGATCACAGCCTGTGAAAATTCCCTCAAACGCCTGCAAACGGACTATATCGATCTGTACCAAATCCATTGGCCAGCCGGTTCTTGGAATTCTGACCTGGTGCCCATTGAAGAAACCATGGCAGCCCTGAATCAACTAAAAGAGCAAGGGAAAATTCGGGCGATCGGTGTGTCTAATTTTTCCCTCGCGCAACTCCAGGAGGCGATGGAACATGGCCAAATCGACAGTATTCAACCGCCCTATTCTCTGTTTTGGCGCACCATCGAACGAGATATCCAGCCCTTTTGTGCCGCCCAGCAGATTTCAATCTTGGCTTATTCTTCCCTCGCTCAAGGTTTTCTCACGGGGAAATTTGGCCCAGAGCATCAATTTGCTGAAGGGGATCACCGCTCCCATAACCGCCTCTACGCCGATCCAGAAAATTACCAACGGGTACAAACTGCCCTCGGGCAACTCCAGCCGATCGCCGAGGCGAAAAATTGTTCTTTAGGGCAACTGGCGATCTCCTGGCTCATTCGCCAACCCCAAACCCAAGCCATCGTTGGCGCCAGAAATCCCCAACAGGCGATCGCCAATGCCCAGGCAATCAACGTGCAATTGAACCAAACTGAACTCGGGGCGATCGACCAGATCGGGCGCATTGTCACCGACAATTTAGATGCAGATCCTTTGTTGTGGAATTGGTGA
- a CDS encoding hypothetical protein (conserved hypothetical protein), translating into MKFCQQLIGSVGCIFLLGGSRAEAFMTHLIPGHEYLTLFALEQLQNNDDPLIRHFYGTPLGNIDYLAHPLFEGNTLVDFPGLNRAFGEQLLQILLGEAWDQLPRVEQEAIFLGMVRHDDNYTQVMNFTRNYLGIGKEEAVSAYTSCTLSQNFIKGAVLEAVRAMTAESSPLPESMISERRQRKQTGLKFVGAALHTLQDSFSKAHTKRHSETWLIEDVCSYRLAYLGRNLETGLTVGCVHTHFPFEKDFGGGSLVVDDQIWNRGQADCEIHENGRLVKSFACLKDETQMAVVVTRDFLVFLVPILNEALWQRPIDYDNLETALTNFLRTYHPDPALMAAGQGIMGCDRLADFSPHTHFDPRSPEVQPVTIDVEPVPFP; encoded by the coding sequence ATGAAATTTTGCCAGCAACTCATTGGGAGTGTGGGATGTATTTTTCTTCTTGGGGGGAGTCGGGCCGAGGCTTTTATGACTCATCTCATCCCCGGTCATGAATACCTCACCCTCTTCGCTTTAGAGCAGCTTCAGAATAATGATGATCCATTGATTCGCCATTTCTATGGCACACCATTGGGCAATATTGATTATCTGGCGCATCCTTTGTTCGAGGGGAATACCTTAGTAGATTTCCCGGGGCTAAATCGGGCCTTTGGGGAACAACTACTGCAAATTTTGCTCGGGGAAGCGTGGGATCAACTTCCTAGGGTAGAACAGGAGGCAATATTTCTTGGGATGGTACGTCATGACGATAACTATACCCAAGTAATGAATTTCACCCGTAATTATCTGGGAATAGGTAAAGAGGAAGCTGTGAGTGCTTACACTTCTTGCACCCTGTCTCAAAATTTTATTAAAGGGGCGGTTCTAGAAGCAGTTAGGGCTATGACCGCAGAGTCCAGCCCATTGCCTGAATCGATGATTTCTGAGCGTCGTCAACGTAAACAGACAGGACTGAAATTTGTCGGGGCAGCCCTCCATACTTTGCAGGATTCTTTTTCTAAAGCTCACACCAAGCGGCATTCAGAAACGTGGTTAATTGAAGATGTCTGTAGTTATCGCTTGGCTTATTTGGGTCGTAACCTTGAAACCGGTTTGACGGTGGGCTGTGTCCATACCCATTTTCCATTTGAGAAAGATTTTGGCGGCGGTTCTCTAGTGGTGGATGATCAAATCTGGAACCGGGGTCAAGCGGACTGTGAAATCCACGAAAATGGCCGCTTAGTCAAAAGTTTTGCCTGCTTAAAGGATGAAACCCAAATGGCTGTCGTTGTCACCCGGGATTTTCTCGTGTTTTTAGTGCCGATTTTGAATGAGGCGCTCTGGCAACGACCAATCGATTATGACAATCTTGAAACTGCATTGACTAACTTTTTACGGACTTATCACCCAGACCCTGCGCTAATGGCAGCTGGTCAAGGAATTATGGGTTGCGATCGCCTGGCAGATTTTTCGCCCCATACCCACTTCGATCCCCGCTCTCCAGAAGTTCAACCCGTTACAATCGACGTTGAACCGGTTCCTTTCCCGTAG
- a CDS encoding hypothetical protein (conserved hypothetical protein) produces the protein MFTPSEFRLLIPEEITLSELDYALVQTWPDGNLSEADQWQAYLNGLGLIAFEQWLGDRLPEKRPQRDLTHLSKVAYVTVGGFKVCLLAQSDYLDEQVLWPQASVEQPELAAHFYGIVEVDEEAETVILRGISRGDRLRNSPKRDGYYQLSLDHFDAELNHFLADCRYLSPAAISLPTNAFAHLQAQISETATKLGNWVDGLLEQGWQALDQLMVPEAQLAFATRNLSEDVQAGKLLDLGLSVGNQQVVLLVTLTPAEDDKFRIQARLLPFEAAYLPANLSISLKSKSGKALQTVTSRQQDSYIQLKPFKGVPGKVFQVEVSGDGCTVNETFEI, from the coding sequence ATGTTCACCCCATCTGAATTCCGCCTACTCATCCCCGAAGAAATAACCCTCAGCGAGCTTGACTATGCCCTCGTCCAAACCTGGCCTGATGGGAATTTGTCCGAAGCTGACCAGTGGCAAGCCTATCTCAATGGGCTCGGGTTGATCGCCTTTGAACAATGGTTAGGCGATCGCCTGCCGGAAAAACGTCCCCAACGGGATCTCACCCATCTGTCCAAGGTGGCCTATGTGACCGTGGGGGGCTTCAAGGTTTGTCTCCTGGCCCAAAGCGACTACCTCGACGAACAGGTGCTGTGGCCCCAGGCATCCGTTGAACAGCCGGAACTGGCTGCCCATTTCTACGGCATTGTCGAGGTGGATGAAGAAGCTGAAACCGTAATTTTAAGAGGCATCAGTCGGGGCGATCGCCTACGTAATTCTCCTAAACGGGATGGCTATTATCAGCTTAGCCTTGACCACTTCGATGCCGAGCTGAATCACTTTCTCGCCGACTGCCGTTATCTTTCCCCAGCCGCTATTTCTCTCCCCACAAATGCCTTTGCTCACCTCCAAGCCCAGATCAGTGAAACCGCGACAAAACTGGGAAATTGGGTGGATGGTCTGTTGGAACAAGGTTGGCAAGCCCTCGATCAGCTGATGGTCCCCGAAGCGCAACTGGCCTTTGCCACCCGTAACCTCAGTGAAGATGTCCAAGCCGGTAAACTACTCGACCTTGGCCTCAGCGTGGGTAATCAACAGGTGGTTCTACTCGTGACCCTGACCCCCGCCGAAGACGATAAATTTCGGATCCAAGCCCGGCTTCTCCCCTTTGAAGCGGCCTATCTCCCAGCAAATCTGAGTATTTCCCTCAAGTCTAAATCTGGCAAAGCTTTGCAAACTGTCACCAGTCGTCAGCAAGACAGCTATATCCAACTCAAACCCTTTAAGGGCGTCCCCGGTAAAGTATTCCAAGTGGAGGTGAGCGGCGATGGTTGCACCGTCAACGAAACCTTTGAAATTTAA
- a CDS encoding hypothetical protein (conserved hypothetical protein) has translation MSYPQQYWHLYRISLQRRQGYEQMSLPTAQTWLNQAKPDSQGLPEQLLQLFRDRQGDLQGQALAGLCLRCYVSQPILQSCQRLASLFSAQQNFTYQELLPFALNDDGQKLILLDEATDSHQVQLNPNNALHPCQFQIFGVEILRSYGAQRDNKLSLKNWAFLKTKQHPEIRAFLSEFGFQHLTDWALLNRARKTQFDQLAPADQTLLQGFHGVYRRDRRCQANQRSKCKPPTEAQLLEIDSYCLEQGYPSREPKLLLRDLQRLAEQLRQYDLWRSRESLETYDAESGDYAPRRDLPQESFDEGDLEQRELQQFLHRQLAIAFEESLQHSLTEKQQQLAKSKRYKPFAELYFTGLSLYYVQAQSLAEIAPQLGMSSWDQARRILNPGDLLNQVRRQTTEKLLAKLLDLARQKGIISAEPEPNYLSSLCQQLDQFVDQELFAEAAAEIRSGKNRRFDSAYAQKLKHYLPNITPN, from the coding sequence ATGAGTTATCCGCAGCAGTATTGGCATCTCTATCGCATTAGTCTCCAACGGCGTCAGGGTTACGAACAGATGTCGCTACCCACGGCCCAAACTTGGTTAAACCAGGCCAAACCGGACAGTCAGGGACTCCCAGAACAACTGCTACAACTTTTTCGCGATCGCCAAGGGGACTTACAAGGGCAAGCTTTAGCGGGGCTGTGTTTGCGCTGTTATGTATCCCAACCAATTCTCCAGAGTTGTCAGCGGCTGGCCAGTCTATTTAGCGCCCAACAGAATTTTACCTATCAAGAATTACTGCCCTTCGCTCTCAATGATGACGGTCAAAAATTGATTCTGCTTGACGAAGCTACGGATAGTCATCAAGTCCAACTGAACCCCAATAACGCCCTCCACCCCTGCCAGTTTCAGATCTTTGGGGTGGAAATTTTGCGATCCTATGGAGCCCAGCGGGACAACAAACTCAGTTTGAAAAACTGGGCTTTTTTGAAAACAAAGCAACATCCAGAGATTCGCGCCTTTCTCTCGGAATTTGGCTTTCAACATCTAACAGATTGGGCTTTGTTAAACCGCGCCCGCAAAACTCAATTTGATCAACTTGCCCCCGCTGACCAAACCCTCCTCCAAGGATTCCATGGGGTATACCGCCGCGATCGCCGTTGCCAGGCCAACCAGCGCAGCAAGTGCAAACCGCCCACCGAAGCGCAACTTTTAGAAATAGACAGTTACTGTTTAGAGCAGGGTTATCCGAGCCGGGAACCGAAGCTATTACTCCGGGATTTGCAGCGCCTTGCCGAACAGTTGCGCCAATATGATTTGTGGCGATCGCGCGAAAGCCTAGAAACCTACGATGCCGAAAGTGGCGACTACGCCCCCAGACGGGATCTGCCCCAGGAGAGCTTTGATGAAGGGGATTTAGAACAACGGGAATTGCAGCAATTTCTCCACAGGCAATTGGCGATCGCCTTTGAAGAAAGTCTCCAGCATAGCCTCACAGAAAAACAACAGCAGCTCGCCAAAAGTAAACGCTACAAACCCTTTGCCGAGCTTTATTTCACCGGACTGTCTCTTTACTATGTCCAGGCCCAATCCCTCGCGGAGATCGCCCCCCAACTGGGGATGAGTAGCTGGGATCAAGCCCGTCGCATTCTCAATCCAGGCGATCTGCTTAACCAGGTGCGCCGCCAAACCACCGAAAAGCTCCTTGCCAAACTCCTTGACCTCGCCCGCCAAAAGGGAATTATCAGCGCCGAGCCGGAACCCAACTACCTAAGTTCCCTCTGCCAGCAACTAGACCAGTTTGTAGACCAAGAACTGTTTGCCGAAGCCGCCGCTGAAATCCGTAGCGGTAAGAATCGTCGCTTCGATAGTGCCTACGCCCAAAAACTTAAGCATTATCTCCCCAATATCACCCCGAACTAA
- a CDS encoding putative high light inducible protein, with the protein MATGYTSNEFGQLNTFAVEPEVYVDAENTAGWTAYAEKLNGRLAMIGFVALIATEIIGGDTLINLLFQL; encoded by the coding sequence ATGGCTACTGGTTATACTTCCAACGAATTCGGTCAACTCAATACCTTCGCTGTTGAGCCTGAAGTTTATGTAGATGCAGAAAACACCGCCGGCTGGACTGCCTACGCCGAAAAGCTAAATGGCCGCCTTGCGATGATCGGTTTTGTTGCCCTGATTGCAACCGAAATCATCGGTGGCGATACCCTCATCAATCTGTTGTTCCAACTCTAA
- a CDS encoding hypothetical protein (conserved hypothetical protein) — MFGSLVILIRKFMGTARFNKTRGKAIGLHCKTITNFCNTIGLDAKTRQGLIRLAKSNGQRLGFMA; from the coding sequence ATGTTTGGTTCCCTTGTTATCTTGATTCGCAAATTTATGGGTACAGCTCGCTTTAATAAAACCCGTGGCAAAGCGATCGGCCTGCACTGCAAGACGATCACCAATTTCTGCAATACTATCGGCCTCGACGCAAAGACCCGACAGGGCTTAATTCGTCTCGCAAAATCCAACGGTCAGCGCCTCGGATTTATGGCCTAA
- a CDS encoding oxidoreductase, short chain dehydrogenase/reductase family — MTFDLSTMPSQSGKKAIVTGANTGLGFETALGLAKTGCTVILACRDDAKANTAKTQILAQVPTATLETMPLDLSQLASVRAFAASYRQHHQTLDLLINNAGIMFPPYSQTVDGFESQLGVNYLGHFLLTGLLLDLMPDRPESRVVSLSSNAHKFGQINFQDLQSEQSYSATAAYGQSKLACLIFALELQRRLTAQGKQILSVAAHPGLAPTELGRYMPAFLTNILRFTLLPLMAHSVPQGALPTLMAALEPTAQGGDYYGPQGFGETSGPPGKASMTSQAQDEAIAQQLWKISEQLTDFTFQI; from the coding sequence ATGACCTTTGACCTCAGCACCATGCCGTCCCAAAGTGGCAAAAAGGCGATCGTGACTGGTGCCAACACCGGTTTGGGTTTCGAAACAGCTCTCGGTTTAGCAAAAACGGGTTGCACCGTGATTTTGGCCTGCCGTGACGACGCCAAAGCCAACACTGCCAAAACGCAAATCTTGGCGCAAGTGCCCACTGCAACCTTGGAAACAATGCCCTTGGATTTGAGTCAGTTGGCTTCAGTGAGAGCTTTTGCGGCCAGCTACCGCCAGCACCATCAAACCCTAGATCTACTCATTAACAATGCCGGGATCATGTTTCCGCCCTATAGCCAAACGGTGGATGGCTTCGAGAGTCAATTGGGTGTGAATTATCTTGGACATTTTTTACTAACAGGTCTTTTGCTAGATCTCATGCCCGATCGCCCAGAATCACGGGTAGTTTCCCTCAGCAGCAACGCCCACAAATTCGGCCAGATCAATTTTCAAGATTTGCAATCGGAACAAAGTTACTCAGCGACGGCAGCCTATGGTCAGAGTAAGCTAGCCTGTTTGATTTTTGCCCTGGAGCTACAGCGACGCCTCACCGCCCAAGGAAAACAGATTCTGTCAGTAGCGGCACACCCAGGTCTTGCACCAACGGAGCTAGGACGCTATATGCCAGCATTCTTAACGAACATACTGCGTTTTACTCTCTTACCCTTGATGGCCCATTCTGTGCCCCAGGGAGCTTTGCCCACCTTGATGGCCGCCTTAGAACCCACAGCCCAAGGGGGAGATTATTACGGGCCCCAGGGATTCGGGGAAACATCTGGCCCGCCGGGGAAAGCGTCTATGACTAGCCAAGCGCAAGATGAGGCGATCGCCCAACAGCTCTGGAAAATTTCTGAACAATTAACAGACTTTACGTTTCAAATTTAA
- a CDS encoding nitrogen assimilation regulatory protein, producing the protein MTAQERLIWLRERTTLGCLPDAVLGAIAAVLEPQTLPPGIPISEMGQVPKGFYLLITGKVATQTATNTPETNAATQGTIFNLRELLLAQVSPEAIATVTEAQVWFMPRHQWQKLVQQYPEIAQTFSQDLAQELATVTNALQQEQQQQEVLRPYFVAKAKRGVVGKSRYAQRLRQQIREAGTHGRSVYIFGEPGLEKDNLAALIHYGSPRRRQPIIKLDCNLLQKSGAELFGRTDGKKGLLAWLEEGTLILNKIEELPPELIDKVATLIQTQTYTPISRPGDPDPVPQQTAAKLVAIAEKQLPALARHFSETIKVPPLRVRKADLAAQVDYYTSLYCRAKGLPKPKLTPEALRRLQSYDFPNNIRELKNLVERAIVQSDQGADLTEEIFWSAQGKQKRFRFNLLNAYPALRSFLRSAWWPDRLNYGFTAIAFPLIIAILFLAPQTRDQNFALNFFWAWWWPLVLLAFPFVGRLWCAVCPFMIYGEITQKITTEFLKRDLKPWPRQQAEKWGGWFLFGLFTLIFLWEELWELENTAYLSAWLLIIITAGAMICSAIFERRFWCRYLCPIGGMNGLFAKLAITELRAQQGTCSAECSTYQCYKGGPQKGEGLETNGCPLYSHPAQLEDNRDCVLCMTCLKACPHRSVAVNLRPPAIELWTTHQPRTYEVALLLLLLGGIFLHRLPEINQVLDLNVDLTQFWPHCGLAIAALLVPAGVVLLTGATVQYFGALPKSKSFLQLTYGYLPLVLGGSLAHYLRLGLGEAGRILPVTMATFGLQGAALPIVVAHPAVIAFLQGVTLIFATLCTLILTKKISKQPWRSLWPQHLTSLGLGWAIAQIVVGL; encoded by the coding sequence ATGACTGCCCAAGAACGACTCATTTGGCTCCGGGAACGCACCACCCTCGGCTGTTTGCCGGATGCGGTTTTGGGGGCGATCGCCGCCGTCCTCGAACCACAAACCCTGCCACCGGGGATCCCCATTAGTGAAATGGGCCAAGTTCCCAAGGGTTTTTATCTCCTGATTACCGGGAAAGTTGCAACCCAGACGGCAACGAATACACCCGAGACGAATGCCGCTACCCAAGGGACGATATTTAACCTCCGGGAACTGCTCCTTGCTCAAGTTTCTCCAGAGGCGATCGCCACCGTCACCGAGGCGCAAGTCTGGTTTATGCCCCGTCACCAATGGCAAAAACTGGTGCAACAATATCCCGAAATTGCCCAGACTTTTTCCCAAGATTTGGCCCAGGAGTTAGCCACCGTCACCAATGCCCTCCAGCAGGAACAACAACAACAGGAAGTGCTCCGGCCCTACTTTGTGGCCAAGGCAAAACGGGGAGTCGTCGGTAAAAGTCGTTATGCCCAGCGACTCAGGCAGCAAATTCGTGAGGCGGGCACCCATGGCCGTTCTGTCTATATCTTTGGGGAACCGGGTTTAGAAAAAGACAACTTGGCAGCGCTGATTCACTATGGCTCCCCCCGGCGACGGCAGCCGATCATTAAACTTGACTGCAACCTCCTCCAAAAAAGTGGTGCGGAACTGTTTGGCCGCACCGATGGCAAAAAAGGGCTGCTGGCTTGGCTTGAGGAGGGAACGTTGATCCTGAACAAAATCGAAGAACTGCCGCCAGAATTAATTGATAAGGTTGCAACTCTGATTCAAACCCAAACCTATACCCCCATCAGTCGCCCTGGTGATCCGGACCCTGTCCCCCAGCAAACTGCGGCAAAATTGGTGGCGATCGCCGAAAAACAACTGCCGGCCCTAGCACGTCATTTTTCTGAAACGATCAAAGTGCCGCCGCTCAGGGTCCGAAAAGCCGACCTTGCCGCCCAAGTGGATTATTACACCAGCCTTTATTGTCGGGCGAAGGGTCTGCCGAAACCCAAACTAACCCCCGAAGCCCTGCGACGGCTCCAGTCCTACGATTTTCCCAACAATATCCGCGAGCTGAAAAATTTGGTGGAACGGGCGATCGTCCAATCGGATCAGGGGGCCGATCTGACTGAAGAGATTTTTTGGTCTGCCCAGGGTAAACAAAAACGCTTTCGCTTCAATCTGCTTAACGCTTACCCAGCCCTCCGCTCGTTCCTGCGTAGCGCCTGGTGGCCCGATCGCCTCAATTATGGTTTTACGGCGATCGCCTTTCCGTTAATTATTGCCATCCTCTTCCTCGCCCCCCAGACCCGTGACCAAAACTTTGCCTTGAATTTCTTTTGGGCCTGGTGGTGGCCATTAGTGCTCCTCGCCTTTCCCTTTGTGGGTCGTCTCTGGTGTGCGGTCTGTCCGTTTATGATCTACGGGGAAATCACCCAAAAAATCACTACTGAATTTCTCAAACGGGACCTCAAGCCTTGGCCCCGCCAGCAGGCGGAAAAATGGGGCGGCTGGTTCCTGTTTGGCCTGTTTACCCTAATTTTTCTCTGGGAAGAACTGTGGGAGCTGGAAAATACCGCCTACCTCTCGGCTTGGCTACTCATTATCATTACCGCCGGGGCAATGATCTGCTCGGCGATCTTTGAACGGCGCTTCTGGTGCCGCTATCTTTGTCCCATCGGCGGCATGAATGGCCTCTTTGCGAAACTGGCGATCACAGAATTACGGGCACAACAGGGCACTTGTTCTGCTGAATGCAGCACCTACCAATGTTATAAAGGTGGCCCCCAAAAGGGTGAAGGCTTAGAAACGAACGGTTGCCCCCTCTATTCCCATCCGGCCCAATTGGAGGATAACCGCGATTGTGTCCTGTGCATGACCTGTCTGAAAGCTTGCCCCCATCGATCGGTGGCGGTAAATTTGCGGCCCCCGGCCATTGAACTGTGGACGACCCACCAACCCCGCACCTATGAAGTGGCTCTTTTACTGCTCCTGCTGGGGGGGATTTTTCTCCACCGTCTGCCAGAAATTAATCAAGTACTGGACTTAAATGTGGACCTCACCCAATTTTGGCCTCACTGCGGTTTGGCGATCGCCGCCCTCTTGGTTCCCGCCGGTGTCGTTTTACTCACGGGGGCAACTGTGCAATACTTCGGCGCATTGCCTAAGTCCAAATCCTTTCTCCAACTGACTTACGGCTATTTACCACTGGTACTTGGGGGGAGTCTTGCCCATTATCTGCGCCTCGGTTTGGGGGAAGCGGGCCGCATTTTGCCCGTGACCATGGCCACCTTTGGTCTCCAAGGCGCTGCATTACCGATTGTGGTGGCCCATCCCGCTGTGATTGCCTTTCTCCAGGGTGTAACCCTTATTTTTGCGACCCTCTGCACCCTCATCCTCACGAAAAAAATCAGCAAACAACCCTGGCGATCGCTTTGGCCCCAGCACCTCACCAGCCTCGGTCTAGGTTGGGCGATCGCCCAGATTGTGGTCGGTTTGTAA
- a CDS encoding putative enzyme of poly-gamma-glutamate biosynthesis — protein MAWPSAFSVALRRWFPLSFLITLTSLGIFGFRHYHVRQRAASPSPLVAISDNTSLDLTLDAAQLAPEPQTKTTVITIKAVGDMAPGTRYSKTPQIDKKMQMFAGVEGQLKWSDLLIGNLETTLTNYPHPAKDISRPNVFAFRTAPSYTNLLRDAGFQILSIANNHTFDYGQQGFQDTKTNLEAAGIAPIGIKNQIHYHQHKDLTIALIGFSTYDYHNNINNLEAAVTLVKQANEQADITIISVHAGAEGTGANRVRPGTEWFFRENRGDLHKFSRAVIDAGADLILGHGPHVLRAVELYQGRLIAYSLANFVADGALSVAGTLSESVILEATLSSEGAFLQGRLHPVRINYQGFPFYDASGTAIQRLRSLTQQNFPDTSLTIQEDGQMFPKILSGGN, from the coding sequence ATGGCTTGGCCTTCTGCCTTTTCCGTCGCCCTACGCCGCTGGTTTCCCCTCAGTTTTCTGATTACGCTTACATCCCTTGGTATCTTCGGCTTTCGCCATTATCACGTCCGGCAACGAGCAGCGAGCCCTAGTCCCCTAGTAGCCATTAGCGATAATACCTCGCTTGATCTAACGCTAGATGCGGCCCAGCTAGCCCCAGAGCCCCAAACCAAGACCACTGTCATCACTATCAAAGCAGTTGGTGACATGGCCCCCGGTACTCGGTATTCTAAAACGCCCCAGATTGACAAAAAAATGCAGATGTTTGCAGGCGTTGAAGGGCAACTCAAGTGGAGCGATCTGCTCATTGGCAATCTCGAAACGACCCTGACTAACTATCCCCATCCAGCCAAAGATATCAGTCGCCCGAATGTTTTTGCTTTTCGCACGGCTCCCAGCTATACGAATCTCCTCAGAGACGCCGGTTTTCAGATCCTCAGCATCGCCAATAACCACACCTTCGACTATGGCCAACAGGGTTTTCAAGATACAAAAACGAACCTTGAGGCCGCCGGTATTGCTCCCATTGGCATCAAAAACCAAATTCACTACCACCAGCATAAAGATCTCACCATCGCCCTGATTGGTTTCAGTACCTATGACTATCACAACAACATCAATAACCTTGAAGCAGCCGTAACACTCGTCAAACAGGCCAACGAGCAAGCTGACATTACCATCATTTCTGTCCACGCGGGAGCAGAAGGGACAGGGGCGAATCGCGTTCGTCCTGGTACAGAATGGTTTTTCAGGGAAAATCGCGGCGATCTCCACAAGTTTTCCCGGGCAGTAATTGATGCCGGGGCTGATTTGATCCTTGGCCATGGCCCCCATGTCCTCCGGGCCGTGGAACTTTACCAAGGCCGCCTCATTGCTTATTCTCTGGCCAATTTTGTGGCTGACGGTGCTCTATCTGTGGCAGGAACCTTATCGGAAAGTGTGATTTTAGAAGCAACCCTCTCCAGTGAAGGAGCTTTTCTTCAGGGAAGACTTCATCCTGTTCGCATCAACTACCAAGGTTTTCCGTTCTATGACGCCAGTGGGACGGCGATTCAGCGGCTGCGATCGCTTACCCAACAGAATTTTCCAGATACTTCCCTGACCATTCAAGAGGATGGGCAAATGTTTCCCAAAATCCTATCGGGAGGGAATTGA